A single window of Zea mays cultivar B73 chromosome 10, Zm-B73-REFERENCE-NAM-5.0, whole genome shotgun sequence DNA harbors:
- the LOC100275251 gene encoding uncharacterized protein LOC100275251: MPPAPAAVAPEPQKLSLTPTPPTQQCRRPRSPLANGLAAGDFELRHWRTPKKRAAPQWAPPPVIEIPNGGAGSDGDDSNSSGGGGGHGYTSLRDILSSPEYAAAGGSPGACGGGGCGSCGDIHMIRHPLVKHAAYAYLQMTPSAREDPGRRGRRWRGSLCRMLLGCLSFIGALFRP, encoded by the coding sequence ATGCCGCCGGCGCCAGCCGCCGTCGCGCCGGAGCCGCAGAAGCTTTCGCTGAcgccgacgccgccgacgcagcagTGCCGCCGGCCGCGCTCGCCGCTCGCCAACGGCTTGGCCGCCGGCGACTTCGAGCTGCGGCACTGGCGCACGCCCAAGAAGCGCGCGGCGCCGCAGTGGGCGCCACCGCCGGTGATCGAGATACCCAACGGCGGCGCCGGCAGCGACGGCGACGACAGCaacagcagcggcggcggcggggggcaCGGGTACACCAGCCTCCGGGACATCCTGTCGTCGCCGGAGTACGCCGCGGCGGGCGGCTCGCCCGGGGcctgcggcggcggcgggtgCGGCAGCTGCGGGGACATACACATGATCCGGCACCCGCTCGTGAAGCACGCGGCGTACGCGTACCTGCAGATGACGCCGTCCGCGAGGGAGGACCCCGGCCGCCGCGGCCGCCGCTGGCGCGGCTCCCTCTGCCGCATGCTGCTCGGCTGCCTCAGCTTCATCGGGGCGCTCTTCCGGCCTTGA